TATAACTGAACAGCAACTGCAAATGTGTACAAGAGCATCTTTGTTTGCTTACACAGTAAGCAACTTTGATAGGTGAGTAAGTAGGATATAAATAGACATTTTCTCCGGGATTTCCTCCCCAAGTGGAAAGACAACTACAGTTCTGCAGAACTCTGATTGTTAAGATCTGTCATCTGTTTGGTTAACCATAGTCTTATCTGATACGTGATAGTAAGGGAGTTTTAGAGTACGTGTATGCATACACAGATAAATCAGATGAGTCGAAACAGAAtccaaagacaaaaataaatgttaacgTCAAAAATAGATGGCCcgtgtaaaaacagaaaaaatgtacaTGGCTCATTTGTACATGCAAAAAGATACCGAACATAGAATAtctttacattattattttttatcattattaatattgttattattgatgGTGTTGCTCTagtgttaaaaatatatatgtgtatatatatataaatgtttgagttgtcctaaataaataatatgtccTCTTACCTGTAGGTCATTCAAAAACAGCCAGCTGTGTTCTCATTAGTTATTTCCTTCTTCCTTGAGCTCTAAATGTGATCTGAACTCCCTCCGTCAGTCCCTTCGAACAGTTAAGGCAGGAGAAGTGGCCACGCCTCCTTCCTTTACTGTACTCAGCTCAACTTCTTTATGAAATTACGGCGTGTTTTTTCGTGGAAAGCTTAGACGGCTCGAAATTAACTCTCCGCTGCTCACACGGAAGCTGACTTGTGATTACTGTAACACACCGATAAAGAAGCGATCAAAATGTTCCCGACAGTAAACTCCTCCAAATATAGTGGCTCAAACATTAATGATCAGCAAACACATATTGAGCAACATTCGAGTCCTGTAGCTTGTGTCCGAAACTAATACTGGTTagttttttgtgggttttttttttaacgcacTTGTTTCTGTCTATGTGGTCAGGACTCCCAAACTATGGCGTCCTTTATCGGGAATTTTTTATACTACCTTAGTATCACCCAGTTTGACCACTTACTGTAAATATTAATCCAGGTAAAACTCATAACAATATCATCATTAGTGATGAAAGAGTTAGCAAAGATATCCTCTACTTAAAGAAAATAGGCTGTGTAAATATTTTAGTGTAAATAATAAGTACAAttccagcagcagcacctgAACTCTCGGTCTAAGGTCATAATCCTAACTCTATAACTTGGGGGAAAGAATCAAGAAGGACTTTTTTcttagaaaatgtatttatttatttatttaatgtaccACTTATAATGGCTAATGGTTACATTTCTCTGGTTATCAAGACTTGAGAAAACTAATTAACTACTACCATGGGTTGTGGTTaagatcaatcaatcaatgatgtcgttggcttttttttatactttgacTCAGGGTTGAAGCACCAAAAATTAAATACTATACTATAATACTTTGTAATTTTTGTTCATTGTCTTCAtagatgttctttttaaactgcatgTAACTATTTTAATTTCAGTATGCTAAGTTAAATATTTATCATTTACAAATTGCTTATTAATAGCACAGTATCACTTTATTAGTAACTTATTAATGCTTTATCCTTCCTTTCCATACTTAACACCAGCAGGGCCAGTACCTAAGGTTTTCCCCTCTACTACATCATAGTAATACGCTGTTGATGGTAAGTAATGAGCAAGACATGATCTTATTAACCTCAGCTCAGTGTTTGCCATACTCATTCCCCTTAAACGTGTTTAGTATAGTTTATTATCACGTAACACCTCTAAAAACTACAGTTATTAATAGTGTCTCTGTAACTCTTTGATTAAGTTTTTAACTCAGAATCTATCCATCTATCGATCTTCTTTTCTGGATCTGGGTCATCAGAGTTGAAGTCTAAGCAGAGACATATCCCCTCCTAGGCCACCAggccagtgtgtcctgggtctccCCCATGTCTTCTTCCCAGCAGGACATGCCTAAAAACCCCTCACCTAGGTGGCTATGTGTCTACACGTTTACAGTCTATATGTGTTTTGTGGGCTTGGAGAAGACATTTGACTCCACCAGGGTGTTGCTCATTGTTTCAGTTCCAGTTAGAGCTTGGTTCTTGTGCTGGCAGTAAATCAGGCACATTCCTGGAAGAAGTTGGATCCCACCAAAGCTTCTCTACTAAAGTTTTACTTTTTCAGTATTACTAATGACGGCAACAATAAACAATatccagaaagaaaaagaataagataaaatacatAACTACTTGATCTAAATTAGGTTGGGTTGCAAAATTCATATAGCAAAGCCAACGTATTAGTTTTAAGGGGATCATTCAAAGTCAACCAACAGACCGATTGACTGATGAAGTTGTGTAGTGATCATGCATTAAGACCATGAGAAGAGCTATAGGTGGGTGCTGAGTCCACCTTTGGTTGTGAAGCTGTTAAATGAGCTCTGAAAGTACTGCTGCCTCAGCATttcttatccatccatccacccgactgtgagaggaagcaggAATACCCGGTGTAGACCCACACACGGGGAGATATGGGGAGAACATTCAAAGTCCACGCAGGAcccaaacccaggaccttcttgctgtgaggggaCAGTCCTAACCATGACAGCACTATGCCACCCTAACATAACAGCTACTCTGATGAGAAGTATTGCATataaacacaaaagccatagtGCAATATTAACAAGTAAATTTAAACAAAGCAGAATTTTGCCCAATGAGTTTAAGCCACATGTATTTGACTCAATACCCCAGAGCAGTCAATACTGTGGAATTTTCATTTGGcatgtaaatgtatttgtaaAAAAGTACCGTTTAAATCAACACACGCGCAAAACCAAGATGTTTACACAACACTTAACAAGTCATGTGCTGAAAGCTGGAAAGCTGGAGTTGAATGAAATAACCTTATCTGAGGGAATTTTTACCTGCATGTCAAGTCATCCCTCATGTGGAATATACAGCAGGGTGTCATCCAGACATTATCCTGTGCCAACCTGCATAACATCGAACCATAAAACATTTCTGGGTTTCCCATGTGCTTACCTCTTGGCTGAATCAGGAATATCAGCTAATGTGACGAGAAGCTTTATTTTCACAGTCTTTTTCACTTACGGAAAACAGGTAAAATAGCTGTCTGTCTGTAAAAGGTACTATGACAAAGACACGGTGTTGGCGAGGCAAGGATAtctgaaacactgacatgacatcttttatttatttttcctttaaatgtaattaattaaaattattaataaGTAAATTATTgtattcaaaaagaaaaataaacagatgtAATATGGAGAAGTTTTGTCCGCAGTGACGACCGTTCACACATGTACTTAACACTGTGACTTCTCTGTGTGACATATCTCTACACGGTTTATTTAAGTTAGCATTTGTCATGTGAAGTTGCCAGGAAGGTGACAGATGAGAAGTTCCCACTGCCGTTGTAATTCACTGATGGTACATGATAGCTTGGCTTGATATGAGTCACTGCAGCATGAAACTATCACATAAGTCCAGTTCATTTTGCTTTTGATTCATGAATTCAGAGGGGAAAACTGAAGAAGAACAAGCATGGGATGCTATTTTTCCCACAAATTCATGGTAGGATCATGTCACACCTGATGGCTCAGGTGGTTCAAAGTCCAAAAACTCCAGCCGTGACTAGATGAAATTTCATCTGGCAGTTTAACTTCTGTTTCACTTTCAGGAGAGAAGAAGTTTCAGAATTCATCAAAGTCCACCGCAGCTCTGAGTATATCTCAAACTATATCACTACTAGTGCTAAATTAATGCTACTCCGTTATTCAAATacaagaataaataaaactgacaggAATTCATTTTGAAAGTCAGTCCCTCTCTCTGCTGGTCATGTATCCACCATCCACACTGTTAAATATTTAGCTTACAAATTGGTGTCATATGCATTAATATATGTATAATTTTCATTGAATCTTGAATGATCATCAATGGAAGATCATTCAAGATTAAAACTATACTGTCAATGATTAAAACAAAGCTATCTGAAGTAAAACTCTTGTATAATTAACCCAGTTACCATTCAATCCAAAGGTTTTAAGAGACTACTAGGCtgctatattattattattattattattattattattattattattattattattattgctttaataaaaactatCCACCACCCGGAGTTTACGTATCTTAAATCAAGCCATTCATTCAACGAGTCAACGTGTAACGCTACTATTTAAGTGACCCATGAGAACCAATAGAGGGAGCCAAACTACACCATCTAAGTCACTTTAGCCTTCAAGTAATCATTCTGTCCCTTCCTATACTTTGACAAAATCATcatagatttgttttgttttggttgatCTTGTCAActtgcttttgtgtttgttttaaaataagtgTTTTACAAATGTGActaaaattaaaactgaaatgaaaagctataaaaactatttcctgtgtgttttaattttattacagtctttgttgttgttgttttctattatttatgttttattatttattattttcatttcgtTCAACTTACTGTTTATATTTCGaatgcaaataaatgaatgaataaaacaaaaaaaacagttagTTTAGCCGGAAGTAAGACGTCATTTCCTTCCGCTAAAAAGGCAGTGCgcgtggcttttattttgacgaTCCACTCCGGAGTCCTTTCCCCAGCATTTAGCTTACAGTCTTCAAAGTGTTTGGGGTatgtaaagcttttattttaagttCTCCAACTTGTCATGAAATATAAAAGTTTATACGGACAACAGTTTCATTTAGGTTAAAGACAGTAGTCGTGTTGTTATTCGCTAACTTAACGGGAAAGCTTAAAATGAGTTGAGGCTTAAAGCTAAAGCTGAAGTGAAGAGACACTGAAGGACTGAAGAGGTCACTACATGCTGAAACAAATCCAGTTTGAAGCAGGTGGCTTTTCTAAGCCCGACTCTGGAATTTTGTTTGCTGTTGTgatgagagcagagcagcacgTTTGAATGACTGCGTGTTTAATTCACAGAAACGCCAACGCAGCCATGGGTGTCCTGCTGTCCAAATCCATGgatgacaatttaaaaaagcaacaagaATTCATGCTAACGAATGCACGGCTGCAGGTGAGTGAAAGTGCACCCACTCGCACatcacctctgacctctgctgtGACATCTTTCACTAGTGAAAGATGGTGAaagtgaaaaagcaaaaaaaaaaaaaaaagcagatttttaattattttttaacacataaaattgcCCCAAACCTTCCCACCAAAAGGTTTTACCTTCATACTTTGAAATTGTACTAGTTGCAGATGCTGAAATGATGTCGGACTAAGTTTAAATTGTGCACTTGtttatttgcattatttttgtATCAGCTCCATGAGTACAGGAGACATCCACAGCAACTGTAGgtctgcaaacatttttaatctCTATGACTACAACCAAATCCATTTAGACCCACTACTTTCCCACTACTCTCTGGAGGAGGTAATTAACTACACTGCTCATTGTCTGAGTAGTGTGATCACTGTGCGTTACttcctttgtcccacacactgacacaaacccCTGTCCTAATGACGACACGCATACTatctttcttttagtgtttaagTATTACTACACACCAAAGTCAAAAACCAGCCCAAAGTGATTTCACAGCAGGTACCACTGTGATTCTACTTAAAGAGGAAACTTGCACAGgtagaaaaaaagtttgttACCCTGGTGAAGATCATGCTATGGCTTCTGGACTGGGGTGAGCATACACTCAGCTTTAACCTCACTCTTCCTCAATTTTTAGTCACAAAAAGAAATTCTTCTGTGGAAATACACCACTGGGCTCAGATGTTCATATTGCTGTCTTAAGCAGGAGGAACTTTCCTTGGAAAGATGGAGTCAAAGAGGGTCAAAGCTTTCTGAAATCTTTCCAAATTACTGTAACTGTAAGATGCTTTTTTAAATGCCTATTTTCAATCCCCTGGCAATATTTCAATAGAATTGAAATCTTAGCATTGGTTAGGCACCTCAGGTCCTTGAGTCCTTTCTTTGTGGATTTACTAGTGCATTTAGGAACATTACTCCATATCCAATTTTggacaaatcatttttaaaagcatgaGAGCATACAGAGTGCCCAAAAGTCAAAGtttgcaaacatgcaaaaaaaaaaaaaaccttaatccacaaaaaaaccctaacatgaaatattttgtattCATCAGGAATACCTGCTGCACATATTTTCCGCATGTATTtgctctgcttttctttatCACATGTTAtatctgtttcttttccttcttccaATGTGTAGATCATGATGATTTGTGTGCATCTGTTTTCAAGTTAGTGTCccgctttgtgttcatacttgCACCCTTCACAAATGTCACCCTCAGACTGCGTTggttcatttctgctttttccaGTCCTGTCCCAgagtcacagtctgctgcttgTCTGAGcttgccaaaaccaaatcttttCCTTTTGATATTCCCACCAGCAGATATGTTTGTCTAGTTTTGAATTGCACATCTACACTAATAGGGCTAATTTATCACTTATGGGTTCGTAGCTATCCCATACAAACAGCCTGTAGAAACAGAAAATGGTAAAGAATGTTATACAAAGACCCTGAAGTCTTTAATGTAGATGacacattatcattattattgttgttataagTGTTCATTATTATAAACACTCATGAGTCATTTGGCATCAGCACAAAAATGAGAGGGAGATGGGCAGAATATTGAAGGAGCAGAGGCAGTGAaagtggatgagtttaaatagcATCCAACCATCCAAAGTAACAGTGGGTGGAGACGAGTGTCAGCGGTAATTTGTGATGGATAGTTGCAGACTGAAAGGAAAGGTTTTTAAGATGCTATGATGTGTGATTTGGAAAACTGGAGGTGACAGAGttgaagatgttaagatttttttgtttggagTGACCATGAAGGACATGATTAggaatgagtacatcagagggccATTTCAGGTTGAGTGCTTTGGAGACAAACTAACTAATAATGTGAAACTGGTGGCTGAGCAAAGATGTGCAGTGATCTTTACTTATGTTACGTATTTGTGTATATGGGCATATTGAACTGCTTCATTTTTATAAGATGGAGACCCTGCAGCATCTATGTACTTAGATGCTGGAGTGAGTTTCAGGAtagtttattcaaatttaacaTCCTCTATCTTCCATTTACTTCCTTTTTTGTGACCCAGATGAAGCCGTCATGAAAGCTGACCTTTCAGCGATCGTGTCACCCCATTTCCCGTTCCTGCAGCTCATACACATggtgtggaggagcgggaaatGCTTTCTTTTCATAAATGCATTCTTCACTCATTCACAACATGGGCCGTTAAAGGGGGACACCCTTAAGTGTGCTCAGACTACTCACTAGTTTGTTTCAGCGGATGCTGGCTTTAAAAGAACAAACACTGTCAATTACAGAAGTCATTCCTGTAATTTCCATTGAACCTAAAGAGTGTACAGCCAAGAGTCGATGTCAGGAGTACGAAACACCCAGATTGTGGAGATGAAAAGTTTGTCACTTCCTCCTTCCCTAGAGCGTAGTGTTTGTAGTTGGCATGTTTACAGCAGTGGATTCCAGGGTTTAGTttcatgacttaaaaaaaattccaaagaAACTTCTCAAGCATACATAGAAGTTCAGTCTGTGCTCCCAACTAATCACATCTCTGTTCACGTAATGTACACTTCCTACAAGTTTTTaggggcttttttttaaaaagtactaaGCCTTTGGTGCTTATGGAGATCTCTTTTAAACTGTCTGTACTCTCATAAAACAATTAACTGATGAATCAGATGATTATTACAGCTCTGATCAACAGTAATTGACTGAAATTGATtataactgaaaatgaaatcttACCAAGCAGGGaaaattttatttcatcatttcttcttaatttatttttgtgtgtctgtgtgcgcgcgtgcatgTGCCCAGATGGAGCGCCAGATTCTGATGCAGAACCAGATGAGAGAGCGGCAGATGGCGATGCAGATCGCCTGGTCCAgagagtttctgaaatactttgGCAGTTTCTTTGCGGTGGCCACAGTGGGACTAACTGCAGGGTTAGATTCTAACACCTCACAAAgatctgacacaaacacacacagactcatctCTGTGTTGTGCTTTTATCTTTGCAGTTAAATATTGTCTTCTGTTTATCATCATTTTTCTTTAGAGCTATTAAAAGAAAGAACCCAGGCATGCTGGCTCCCATCATACCTCTCAGTTTCATATTTGCCTACCAGATGGACAGCGCCTATGGAACGCTTATTAATCGTATGAGAGGTAAAGCTACACACTTACAGGCATCATCATCTTAAGGAAacctgtttaacatttaaaaagagggtGCACAGACGGGTAAATAAATCCTTATCAAGCATTATATAGTGATTCTTTGCTTTGGTTTTCGAGGATTATTTTACTTTGAACAGCAGAACACAGACTCACTATATCCAgaaaacacaggctctaatatacagttaggtccatatatatatatttaaatacgtGAATAGTGTCTGTTTACCAAAACAATTTCCACTTTCCGCTATGATGGGCATCTATATAATGTGTAGACGCCCAGCTTTCATATGAGAAAATCCACATTCAAATCGGATGAAGGTTTTGGAGTTCCGGCCCCTTAACGTGTGCCCCCCGCTTTTTAAAGGGacaaaaagtaattggacattTGACTGAAAGGCTATTTCATGGGCAGGTGTGGGCACTTCCTTTGTTATGTCATTATCAATTAAGCAGATAGAAGCCCTGGAGTTGATTTGAGGTGTGGCGCTTGCATTAGCACGAttcaaatgaatacattttattttatttgtccaGTTACTTTTGATGTCCTGAAATGATGGGATTGCATTTTAGTTCTCACATTTTTGTGCAATCTTTTTGTTCAACCCACTGAATTAAGGCTGACAGTCGGCAGTTCAACTGGATCTGAGttaattatatttaaagttgttatatttaaaattaattgtggtaatgaacagaaccaaaatgctaaaaaagaaaaagtctctgTCCAAATGGACCTTACTGTTTACCAAATAATGCATCTAAATGTTTAACAAATATTGTGTTTAGTTATTcattaatgacatttttaaaaaaaagattgcaGTCACTAATTATAcccattaaatgtgtttttcatgatGTCTTTAGGGGAAGCTGAGAATATCATGGAGACTGAAAATGACCGTCTACAGTTACCTCAAGGGACTCCAACCTTTGAGAGCATAGAGAAGGCCCGCCGTGCTAAAAGCAGCCTCAGCGCCTTCTTGGAGAAATAATGTAATTAGTTATTGTCTAACAGCGTGGTTCCAGAGAGGAGCTGCAGCCACTGTACATTTCGTTTTCAACAAACCACAAAGACGGGGAAGTGGCTCACAAAGAAACCTCAGGTTTAGCTGTCCAAAACATACCCACTCCCTAAACGATACACAACTATACTTTATGTAGCATTAAGGTAAAAGCGGCCTCAGCTCCTTCTTGGAgaaataatgtaataatttatAGAACAAACGTCCTCTATCATGGAAAATTTTAAGGCTCTGCTATTTCTCTCTGTCAGGGTGACCTTTATTGAACGAAAGGCTCCTTATTCTGTCTCATTTCAGTCTTTCAGATACACCAATCGGGCATTACATTATGACTACCTAACTAACACTGTGTTGGTCGCCCTTTTGCTGCCAAAGCGGCCCTGACCCATCACATGATATCTGGCACCAAGATGCCAGGTGTGGCCTCCGTGTTGAATAGTCTGAATCAGTGTTACTCACTTTGCTAGTGGTCATAATGTCATGCCTGATTGGTGTATGCCACATGTTGATCCATGAGTTAAGTTTTATTACAGTGTTATAAGAGCATTGTGTGACCACAGCAGATAACTTGTCTCTAAATATTGCACAATTGCAGTTATATCAtcagtgttttctttaggtTGTTATTTTCTAGGGTTTGCTTTGAT
This Astatotilapia calliptera chromosome 7, fAstCal1.2, whole genome shotgun sequence DNA region includes the following protein-coding sequences:
- the plgrkt gene encoding plasminogen receptor (KT); its protein translation is MGVLLSKSMDDNLKKQQEFMLTNARLQMERQILMQNQMRERQMAMQIAWSREFLKYFGSFFAVATVGLTAGAIKRKNPGMLAPIIPLSFIFAYQMDSAYGTLINRMRGEAENIMETENDRLQLPQGTPTFESIEKARRAKSSLSAFLEK